In Pseudomonas sp. MYb327, one DNA window encodes the following:
- a CDS encoding DUF2214 family protein yields the protein MLIHWFLAAVHLLAYALAFWAALARGTAFRRLTGGVGEARSVLVADNLWGISAIVLLVTGGMRAFGGYEKGTDYYLHQPLFHLKMTLFVLILLLEVAPMVTLIKWRIALARGTAIDSRRAKLFARISHIEALLVLLMVVAATGMARGVTFA from the coding sequence ATGCTGATTCATTGGTTCCTTGCGGCAGTTCATCTTTTGGCTTATGCGTTGGCGTTCTGGGCGGCGCTGGCCCGTGGCACGGCTTTTAGGCGATTGACTGGCGGAGTGGGAGAGGCTCGCAGTGTGTTGGTCGCGGATAATCTGTGGGGGATCTCTGCGATTGTCCTGCTTGTAACCGGTGGTATGCGCGCCTTTGGCGGTTACGAAAAAGGCACCGATTATTACCTGCATCAACCGTTGTTCCATCTCAAGATGACGTTGTTCGTCCTTATTCTGCTACTTGAAGTCGCACCGATGGTGACGTTGATCAAATGGCGGATTGCGCTGGCGCGGGGCACGGCTATCGATTCCAGACGAGCAAAGCTGTTTGCGCGCATCAGTCATATTGAAGCGCTTCTGGTGTTGCTGATGGTTGTGGCAGCTACGGGTATGGCGCGGGGGGTGACGTTTGCTTAA